A window of the Roseburia sp. 831b genome harbors these coding sequences:
- the gdhA gene encoding NADP-specific glutamate dehydrogenase — MSYVDEVLAKVKAKNASEPEFLQAVEEVLDSLRPVIDANEDLYRKNAILERITEPDRQIMFRVPWVDDNGQVQVNRGFRVQFNNAIGPYKGGLRLHPSVNLGIIKFLGFEQIFKNSLTTLPIGGGKGGSDFDPKGKSDREIMAFCQSFMTELSKYIGADVDVPAGDIGTGAREIGFMFGQYKRIRGSFEGVLTGKGLTYGGSLARTQATGYGLLYLTNALWKDHGMSLEGKTAAVSGSGNVAIYAIEKAYQLGAKVVTCSDSTGWIYDPEGIDVALLKEVKEVKRARLTEYAAARPSAEYHAKENGEHGVWQYKVDLALPCATQNELDLEDAKMLVANGVTSVTEGANMPTTLEATKYLQENGVLFVGGKAANAGGVATSALEMSQNSERLSWTFEEVDGKLKGIMETIYANISDAAKRYNATVGGQTDYVAGANIAGFEKVVDAMLAQGVC, encoded by the coding sequence ATGAGTTACGTTGATGAAGTACTTGCAAAAGTAAAAGCAAAAAACGCTTCTGAACCTGAATTTTTACAGGCTGTTGAAGAAGTATTAGATTCTTTAAGACCAGTAATTGATGCAAATGAAGATTTATATCGTAAAAATGCAATTTTAGAGAGAATCACAGAGCCAGATCGTCAGATTATGTTCCGTGTACCATGGGTAGATGACAATGGACAGGTTCAGGTAAACAGAGGTTTCCGTGTACAGTTCAATAATGCAATTGGACCATACAAGGGAGGTTTAAGACTTCATCCTTCCGTTAACTTAGGTATTATTAAATTCTTAGGATTTGAGCAGATTTTCAAAAACTCTCTTACAACACTTCCAATCGGTGGTGGTAAAGGTGGTTCTGATTTCGATCCTAAGGGCAAATCAGATAGAGAAATCATGGCATTCTGCCAGAGCTTTATGACAGAGCTTTCCAAATACATCGGAGCAGATGTCGATGTTCCTGCCGGTGATATCGGAACAGGCGCAAGAGAAATCGGTTTCATGTTCGGACAGTACAAGAGAATCCGTGGTTCTTTCGAAGGTGTATTAACAGGTAAAGGACTTACATACGGTGGTTCCCTTGCTCGTACACAGGCTACAGGATATGGTTTGTTATACTTAACAAACGCATTGTGGAAAGATCATGGAATGAGCCTGGAAGGTAAGACAGCAGCAGTTTCCGGTTCCGGTAACGTTGCAATCTACGCAATCGAGAAAGCTTACCAGTTAGGAGCAAAAGTTGTAACATGTTCTGATTCTACCGGTTGGATTTATGATCCAGAAGGAATCGATGTTGCATTATTAAAAGAAGTAAAAGAAGTAAAACGTGCACGTTTGACAGAGTATGCAGCTGCTAGACCATCTGCTGAATATCATGCAAAAGAGAACGGTGAACACGGTGTATGGCAGTACAAAGTAGACTTAGCGCTTCCTTGTGCAACTCAGAACGAGTTAGACCTTGAAGATGCAAAAATGTTAGTTGCAAACGGTGTTACATCTGTAACAGAAGGTGCTAACATGCCTACTACATTAGAAGCTACCAAATACTTACAGGAGAACGGCGTATTGTTCGTAGGTGGTAAAGCTGCTAACGCCGGTGGTGTTGCTACATCTGCATTAGAGATGAGCCAGAACTCCGAGAGACTTTCCTGGACATTCGAAGAAGTTGATGGAAAACTCAAAGGAATCATGGAAACAATCTACGCTAACATTTCAGATGCTGCTAAGAGATACAATGCAACAGTTGGCGGTCAGACAGACTATGTTGCTGGTGCAAATATCGCAGGTTTTGAAAAAGTTGTTGATGCTATGCTTGCTCAGGGTGTTTGCTAG
- a CDS encoding SatD family protein: MKKYVSLIMDIEKSKSYDINDRNEMQHYIDKCIKNLNILFDEGMQCEVTFSAGDELQGLFHDVVTALLYFRMLEMLVNPVKIRAGIGIGDWTVKMEQGLSTQQDGPAYHKARQAIEAARSMQLQNVRICSDNDDILANHLMNASLPLKRQQVYMQNMVQVLMELLFPFVPASIKLGRYDVVKELIAVKFEYRLGSKNRGVYSRRNIVMEQEVLNLNEIPAVLPIYINGEIADAESAIIKKNTALIISEILRCSRQNVVSIMRRGNSNKIRELDYVALQYVKKHYGGSRWN, encoded by the coding sequence ATGAAAAAATATGTTTCATTAATAATGGATATTGAAAAGTCAAAATCATACGATATCAACGATCGAAACGAAATGCAGCATTATATAGATAAATGCATCAAAAATCTTAACATTTTATTTGATGAGGGAATGCAATGTGAGGTTACATTTAGTGCGGGTGATGAACTTCAAGGATTGTTCCATGATGTTGTTACAGCGTTGTTATATTTCAGAATGTTAGAAATGCTTGTGAACCCAGTTAAGATAAGGGCTGGTATTGGAATCGGTGATTGGACTGTAAAGATGGAACAAGGATTGTCTACACAACAAGATGGACCAGCTTATCATAAAGCTAGACAAGCAATTGAAGCGGCGCGCAGCATGCAGTTACAGAATGTTCGAATTTGTTCAGATAATGATGATATATTAGCAAATCATTTAATGAATGCATCTTTACCTTTAAAAAGGCAGCAGGTATATATGCAAAATATGGTTCAGGTTTTAATGGAGCTGCTGTTCCCATTCGTTCCGGCAAGTATTAAGTTGGGTAGATATGATGTTGTGAAAGAATTAATTGCAGTTAAATTTGAATATAGGTTAGGCTCAAAAAACAGGGGAGTATATTCAAGAAGAAATATTGTTATGGAACAAGAAGTTTTGAATCTGAATGAGATACCAGCCGTGTTGCCAATTTATATAAATGGAGAGATAGCGGATGCAGAATCGGCTATTATTAAGAAAAATACAGCGTTGATTATTTCAGAGATACTGCGATGCTCTAGGCAGAATGTGGTATCAATTATGAGAAGAGGTAATTCTAATAAAATAAGAGAATTAGATTATGTGGCATTGCAATATGTGAAAAAACATTATGGAGGAAGTAGATGGAATTAA
- a CDS encoding DUF3307 domain-containing protein — MELILLGHIIGDFYVQTDKMAEKKKNLIKYMLIHCLIYSIVIGICFYILCRKIVGTLIISSFVFLSHLMIDLFKGRCDKKVAKYEYIFFLADQTIHIIVVLLSVYIIKQQFGSQMEKEWVINGITINVKNCIVVIVAALVCWKPAAIFVSLVFKMIPETIEQADEIADVKGNIENEGAKIGSWIGILEREIILILGLMGQFGAIGFVLTAKSLARFKQLENKSFAEKYLVGTLLSALIAIGNIVICKFYGLA, encoded by the coding sequence ATGGAATTAATTTTACTGGGACATATTATTGGGGATTTTTATGTTCAGACGGATAAGATGGCTGAAAAAAAGAAGAACTTGATAAAATATATGCTAATACATTGTTTGATTTATTCAATTGTGATAGGAATATGCTTTTATATACTGTGTAGAAAAATTGTGGGGACTTTGATAATATCAAGTTTTGTTTTTCTAAGTCACCTTATGATAGATTTATTTAAGGGCAGATGTGATAAGAAAGTTGCTAAATATGAGTATATATTTTTTCTTGCTGATCAGACAATACATATTATAGTAGTACTTTTGAGTGTTTATATTATAAAGCAACAATTTGGTTCTCAGATGGAAAAGGAATGGGTGATAAATGGGATAACAATAAACGTGAAAAATTGTATTGTAGTTATTGTAGCTGCTTTAGTGTGTTGGAAGCCTGCAGCAATTTTTGTTTCGTTAGTATTCAAAATGATACCTGAGACAATAGAACAGGCGGATGAAATAGCGGACGTAAAAGGAAATATAGAAAATGAAGGAGCAAAAATAGGTTCCTGGATTGGAATATTGGAAAGAGAAATAATTTTAATACTTGGATTAATGGGACAATTTGGTGCAATAGGATTTGTGTTAACGGCAAAGAGTTTAGCAAGATTCAAGCAATTAGAAAACAAATCGTTTGCTGAAAAGTATCTGGTTGGAACACTATTGAGTGCATTAATTGCAATAGGAAATATCGTTATATGTAAATTTTATGGTCTTGCCTAG
- a CDS encoding replication-associated recombination protein A has translation MEQISLFDTSSQEEFDMSAPLASRLRPQSIEEYVGQEHLLGPGKLLRQILEKDQISSMIFWGPPGVGKTTLARIIAKHTKSKFTNFSAVNNGIKEIKDIMKQAEQDRFCGIQTIVFVDEIHRFNKAQQDAFLPYVEKGSIVLIGATTENPSFEVNAALLSRCKVFVLKVLTKENIEQILRNALKNPKGLGNLKVQMEEESIAFIAAFCDGDARTALNTLEMSVLNGNVQPDGTIVVDKDVVEQCIGKKALLYDKDGEEHYNLISALHKSMRNSDPDAAIYWLARMLEAGEDPLYIARRLIRFASEDVGIADSNALPLTVACYQACHFIGMPECNVNLTQAVVYLSMAPKSNALYLAYGKAREDAQKMLSEPVPLQIRNAVTDLMSDLHYGEGYVYAHDTKEKVTAMQCLPDSIANHTYYHPTNQGKEAAVKERLEEIREFRKKHS, from the coding sequence ATGGAGCAGATTTCGTTGTTTGATACAAGTTCACAGGAAGAATTTGATATGAGCGCACCGCTTGCAAGCAGACTGCGTCCACAGTCGATTGAGGAATATGTGGGACAGGAACATTTGCTTGGACCGGGAAAGCTGCTTCGTCAGATTCTAGAAAAAGACCAGATATCATCGATGATTTTCTGGGGGCCGCCCGGAGTGGGAAAGACGACACTTGCACGCATCATCGCAAAGCATACGAAGTCGAAGTTCACCAATTTCAGTGCGGTGAACAACGGAATCAAAGAGATTAAAGACATCATGAAGCAGGCTGAACAGGACCGTTTCTGTGGAATCCAAACGATTGTGTTTGTGGACGAGATTCATCGCTTCAATAAGGCACAGCAGGATGCATTTCTTCCTTATGTGGAAAAAGGGAGCATTGTGCTAATCGGGGCGACAACGGAGAACCCGTCTTTTGAGGTAAATGCAGCGCTTTTGTCCCGGTGTAAGGTGTTTGTGTTAAAAGTATTGACAAAAGAGAACATCGAGCAGATTTTAAGGAATGCGCTAAAGAACCCCAAAGGGCTTGGAAATCTAAAGGTGCAGATGGAGGAGGAATCCATTGCATTTATAGCGGCATTTTGTGATGGGGACGCCAGAACAGCCTTGAATACGCTGGAAATGTCTGTTTTAAATGGAAACGTGCAGCCGGACGGAACGATTGTTGTGGATAAGGATGTGGTGGAGCAGTGCATCGGGAAGAAGGCGCTTCTTTATGATAAGGATGGAGAAGAGCATTATAACCTGATTTCTGCGCTGCACAAGTCGATGCGAAACAGTGACCCGGATGCGGCCATCTATTGGCTTGCCAGAATGTTAGAGGCGGGAGAAGACCCGCTTTACATTGCAAGGAGACTGATTCGGTTTGCAAGCGAGGACGTTGGAATTGCAGACAGCAATGCACTTCCACTTACAGTTGCCTGTTATCAGGCATGCCATTTTATTGGAATGCCGGAGTGCAATGTCAATTTAACGCAAGCGGTTGTCTATCTTTCCATGGCGCCGAAATCAAATGCGCTCTATCTGGCTTACGGAAAAGCAAGAGAGGATGCACAGAAAATGCTCTCCGAGCCGGTGCCGCTTCAGATTCGAAATGCCGTGACGGATTTGATGTCGGATTTGCATTATGGAGAAGGCTATGTGTATGCGCATGATACCAAAGAGAAGGTGACGGCAATGCAGTGCCTGCCAGATTCGATTGCAAATCACACATACTATCACCCAACCAATCAGGGAAAAGAAGCAGCGGTGAAGGAACGCTTAGAGGAAATCAGAGAATTTCGTAAGAAACATTCCTAG
- a CDS encoding CBS domain-containing protein — protein sequence MNILFFLTPKEEVAYVEEDDSLRQVVERLEYHGYSAIPLLSKDGKYIGTITEGDILWEMKDKDYPDVHRMEKIRIMEVPRRRDNEAVNVQESMENLYDKITNQNFVPVVDDDQTFIGIVTRKDIIVYLAKKVKEQEEKEKTK from the coding sequence ATGAATATTTTATTTTTTTTAACACCAAAAGAAGAGGTGGCGTATGTGGAGGAAGATGATTCCCTGCGCCAGGTTGTGGAGCGCCTGGAATATCACGGATATTCTGCAATTCCGCTTTTAAGCAAAGACGGAAAGTATATTGGAACCATCACAGAGGGTGATATTTTGTGGGAAATGAAGGATAAGGATTACCCGGATGTGCATCGCATGGAGAAAATCAGAATTATGGAGGTACCACGTAGAAGAGATAACGAGGCTGTCAATGTACAGGAATCCATGGAAAATCTTTACGATAAGATTACGAATCAGAACTTTGTTCCGGTGGTGGATGACGACCAGACGTTTATCGGAATTGTAACCAGAAAAGATATCATTGTTTATCTGGCGAAGAAGGTAAAAGAACAGGAAGAGAAAGAGAAAACAAAATAA
- a CDS encoding ECF-type riboflavin transporter substrate-binding protein, which translates to MKNKFGIKEVVATGIGTALFIVLTNVQIPLGFIPNTSLQPRAALLAFFAAVFGPVVGGIMGLAGHAIGDALFYGSVWWSWVFPDAVFGIAMGLFAKRFAVKEGGFTTKQMVKFNIVQVVGNLVAWVVVAPVLDILIYAEPANKVFVQGAAAFVANIIAVGVLGTILTAAYSKIGAKSSSLTKED; encoded by the coding sequence ATGAAAAACAAATTTGGTATCAAAGAAGTTGTCGCAACTGGTATTGGTACAGCACTGTTCATTGTGTTGACAAACGTACAGATTCCGCTTGGATTTATTCCAAACACATCCTTACAGCCAAGAGCTGCATTATTAGCATTTTTTGCAGCAGTATTTGGTCCGGTAGTAGGTGGAATCATGGGACTTGCAGGTCATGCAATCGGTGATGCATTGTTCTACGGCAGCGTATGGTGGAGCTGGGTATTCCCAGATGCAGTATTTGGAATTGCAATGGGTCTTTTTGCAAAACGGTTTGCTGTAAAAGAAGGCGGATTTACCACAAAACAGATGGTAAAATTCAATATCGTTCAGGTTGTTGGAAACCTTGTAGCATGGGTAGTCGTAGCACCTGTATTAGATATTTTGATTTATGCAGAACCAGCCAACAAAGTATTCGTTCAGGGTGCAGCAGCATTTGTTGCAAACATCATTGCAGTTGGTGTATTAGGAACTATTTTAACAGCAGCATATTCTAAGATTGGAGCAAAATCATCCAGTCTTACAAAGGAAGATTAA
- a CDS encoding ABC transporter ATP-binding protein, which produces MEPIIEFKDYSFKYRSQVEPTLQDINLSIYPGEKVLIVGPSGSGKSTLAHCINGLVPFSFTGESKGSLKIKGQDPAKLGIFGMSKLVGTVLQDTDGQFIGLTVAEDIAFSMENDCIEQEEMFDHVNRVAKTVDITDFLDHAPNALSGGQKQRVSMAGVIVDDVDILLFDEPLANLDPATGKRAIDLIDRIHKEKNTTIVIIEHRLEDVLYRDVDRIIVVGDGRIVSDLKPDELLAGQILKEQGIREPLYITALKYAGCTIKGADLPQHIESMNLLPYKERVQNWYGKVQLTKKTSDREPALEVRNLSFSYVPGQPVLSHIDFSIAKGEMVALVGKNGAGKSTLASLICGFMQPDEGGIYLNGEDLSGYSIKERGEKIGLVMQSPNQMISKPMIFDEVALGLRVRGVPEEEVKERVFETLKICGLYPFRNWPVSALSFGQKKRVTIASILVMNPEILILDEPTAGQDYHHYTEIMEFLRKIHRELGITIVMITHDMHLMLEYTDRAIVIADGQMLADDTPANILTNEEISDRAYLKKTSLYDLAVRCDIDEPSAFVECFIQYEREVGRDV; this is translated from the coding sequence ATGGAACCAATTATCGAATTTAAAGATTATTCCTTTAAATATCGATCACAGGTAGAACCAACTCTCCAGGATATCAATCTGTCGATTTATCCGGGAGAGAAGGTTTTGATTGTGGGACCATCCGGCTCGGGAAAGTCAACACTTGCCCACTGCATCAACGGGCTGGTTCCATTTTCATTTACTGGTGAGAGTAAGGGAAGTTTAAAAATTAAGGGGCAGGACCCGGCAAAACTTGGAATTTTCGGAATGTCGAAGTTAGTGGGAACTGTTTTGCAGGATACGGACGGTCAGTTTATTGGCCTTACGGTAGCGGAGGATATTGCATTTTCCATGGAAAATGACTGTATCGAACAGGAAGAAATGTTTGACCATGTGAATCGCGTGGCCAAGACGGTTGACATCACAGATTTTTTAGACCATGCACCGAATGCATTGTCAGGCGGACAGAAACAGCGTGTTTCGATGGCGGGCGTTATTGTCGATGACGTGGATATTCTGCTTTTTGATGAGCCGCTTGCCAATTTAGATCCGGCGACAGGAAAACGTGCCATTGATTTGATTGACCGGATTCACAAAGAGAAAAACACAACGATTGTCATCATTGAACACCGTTTGGAGGATGTTTTATACCGTGATGTAGATCGTATTATTGTAGTAGGGGACGGAAGAATCGTCTCAGATTTAAAACCAGATGAACTTCTGGCAGGTCAGATTTTAAAAGAGCAGGGAATTCGTGAGCCACTATACATCACGGCACTAAAATATGCCGGCTGTACCATAAAGGGAGCGGATTTACCACAACATATTGAATCGATGAATCTTTTGCCATATAAGGAGCGTGTGCAGAACTGGTATGGTAAGGTTCAACTAACCAAGAAAACATCAGACAGGGAGCCGGCGCTTGAAGTTCGTAATTTGAGCTTTTCTTATGTGCCAGGGCAGCCTGTTCTTTCGCATATAGATTTTTCCATTGCAAAAGGAGAAATGGTAGCACTCGTTGGAAAAAATGGTGCTGGAAAATCAACCCTTGCAAGCTTAATTTGTGGTTTTATGCAGCCGGACGAGGGCGGAATCTATTTAAATGGAGAGGACCTTTCGGGATACTCGATTAAGGAGCGCGGAGAGAAAATTGGTCTTGTCATGCAAAGCCCGAATCAGATGATTTCCAAGCCGATGATTTTTGATGAGGTAGCGCTTGGACTTCGTGTAAGAGGAGTGCCGGAGGAAGAGGTAAAAGAACGGGTATTTGAGACGTTAAAGATTTGTGGACTGTATCCATTCCGAAACTGGCCGGTATCGGCACTTAGTTTTGGACAAAAGAAACGTGTCACAATCGCATCCATCCTTGTGATGAATCCTGAGATTTTAATTTTAGACGAGCCGACAGCAGGACAGGATTATCATCATTATACAGAAATCATGGAATTTTTAAGAAAAATTCATAGGGAACTTGGAATCACAATTGTAATGATTACACATGATATGCACCTGATGCTGGAATATACAGATCGTGCAATTGTAATTGCCGATGGTCAAATGTTAGCGGACGATACGCCGGCAAATATTCTGACCAATGAAGAGATTTCGGACAGAGCATATTTGAAAAAAACATCGCTCTACGATCTGGCGGTGCGTTGCGATATCGACGAGCCGTCTGCCTTTGTAGAATGTTTTATACAGTACGAAAGAGAGGTAGGGCGCGATGTCTAG
- a CDS encoding energy-coupling factor transporter transmembrane component T family protein, translating into MSRLLTYDPKDTWIHRLSGLTKLIFFLAWSIVSMITYDTRILLFMLISSLIIFRISKIEWKQISTVFKFILFFLCLNLLAVFLFSPYEGVKIYGTQTDLLHLAGHYTITKEQLFYELNIMIKYFTVIPAVLMFILTTNPSEFAASMNKIGVSYKISYSIAIALRYIPDVQADFTKIKHAQEARGIEMSSKAGLIDRIKNVSSILFPLIFTSMDRIDVVSNAMELRGFGKNKKRTWYSGKKLSSKDITVIVVVFVFAVVSLAITFADGSRFYNPFQ; encoded by the coding sequence ATGTCTAGACTTTTAACTTATGACCCGAAAGATACCTGGATTCACCGGTTGAGTGGGCTGACCAAACTGATTTTCTTTCTTGCGTGGTCCATTGTCAGCATGATAACGTATGATACAAGAATTCTTTTGTTTATGTTAATCAGCAGTCTGATTATTTTTCGGATTTCAAAAATTGAGTGGAAACAGATTTCAACCGTATTTAAGTTCATTCTGTTTTTCCTATGCCTGAATTTACTGGCAGTGTTTCTTTTTTCCCCGTATGAAGGAGTAAAAATTTATGGAACACAGACAGATTTGCTGCATCTTGCAGGTCATTACACGATTACCAAAGAGCAGCTTTTCTATGAGTTAAACATTATGATTAAATATTTCACGGTAATTCCGGCGGTCTTAATGTTTATTTTGACTACCAATCCGAGCGAGTTTGCGGCATCTATGAACAAGATTGGTGTCAGCTATAAAATCAGTTATTCCATTGCGATTGCATTGCGCTATATCCCGGATGTCCAGGCTGATTTCACGAAGATTAAGCATGCGCAGGAAGCGCGTGGAATTGAGATGAGTTCCAAAGCAGGTCTTATAGACCGTATCAAAAATGTATCGTCCATTCTGTTCCCACTGATTTTCACCAGTATGGATAGAATTGATGTGGTAAGTAATGCAATGGAACTGCGTGGTTTTGGAAAAAATAAAAAAAGAACCTGGTATTCCGGTAAGAAACTTTCATCGAAAGATATAACTGTAATTGTAGTTGTATTCGTATTTGCGGTGGTAAGCCTGGCAATCACATTTGCGGATGGAAGCCGTTTCTACAATCCGTTCCAATAG
- a CDS encoding SulP family inorganic anion transporter encodes MNELRPKLFDVMKGYTKEQLIKDIISGIIVAIIALPLSIALAIASGVGPEQGLYTAIIAGFFISFFGGSRVQIGGPTAAFVVIIYGIVANYGTDGLIVATILAGAILILMGICHFGSLIKYIPYTITTGFTCGIAVTLFVGQLKDFFGLSIDSVPSEFLNKVIAYAENISTINWTALVIGLVAIAIMLVWPKVTDKIPGSLVAIIVTTAIVYFAKLPVNTIGSVYGELNSSFPTFHVPALSMNLIQQMISPAFTIAILAGIESLLSAVVSDGMIGDQHKSNAELIGQGLGNIFSGLFGGIPATGAIARTAANVRNGGRTPIAGIVHCITLTIILLVLMPLAALIPMTTLAAVLLVVAANMADWTSFFHLCKTAPKSDVIVLVATFLLTVFFDLVVAIEVGVVMAAMLFMKRMAETADVKAWKYTDEPDVTPGEAEKMREIPHSIRVFEISGPLFFAAADQILAINSDKSTKVVVIRMRSVPAIDASAMKSLRELADRAKKKKITLVFSHVNDQPMSVMKKDHFVEYVGAENFHKNIVEALDYAENLVK; translated from the coding sequence ATGAACGAATTACGCCCAAAGCTTTTTGATGTAATGAAGGGTTACACCAAAGAACAGCTCATCAAAGATATCATTTCCGGTATCATTGTCGCAATCATTGCATTGCCTTTATCCATTGCCCTTGCGATTGCATCCGGTGTGGGGCCGGAACAGGGACTTTATACCGCAATCATCGCAGGCTTTTTTATTTCCTTTTTTGGCGGCAGTCGCGTCCAGATTGGTGGACCTACTGCAGCCTTTGTTGTCATTATTTACGGAATCGTTGCAAATTATGGCACCGACGGTTTGATTGTCGCAACCATTTTAGCCGGTGCCATCTTAATTTTGATGGGAATCTGCCATTTTGGTTCTCTCATCAAATACATTCCATATACGATTACAACCGGTTTTACCTGTGGTATCGCAGTCACCCTTTTTGTCGGACAATTAAAAGATTTCTTCGGACTCTCCATTGATTCTGTTCCGTCCGAATTTCTAAACAAAGTCATTGCTTATGCCGAAAATATCAGTACCATAAATTGGACAGCACTTGTGATTGGACTTGTCGCAATTGCCATTATGTTAGTCTGGCCAAAGGTTACCGATAAAATTCCAGGTTCTCTGGTGGCTATCATTGTCACAACTGCCATTGTTTATTTTGCAAAATTACCGGTCAACACCATCGGCAGCGTTTACGGAGAATTGAATTCTTCTTTTCCAACCTTCCATGTGCCGGCACTTTCCATGAACCTGATTCAGCAGATGATTTCCCCTGCTTTTACGATTGCAATTCTGGCAGGTATCGAATCTTTGCTTTCCGCTGTCGTTTCAGACGGTATGATAGGCGACCAGCATAAATCCAACGCCGAACTGATTGGTCAGGGACTTGGTAACATTTTTTCCGGTCTTTTCGGTGGAATTCCGGCAACCGGCGCTATCGCCAGAACCGCTGCCAACGTAAGAAATGGTGGCCGTACTCCAATCGCCGGCATTGTGCATTGTATTACGTTAACCATTATTTTGTTGGTCTTAATGCCTCTCGCCGCATTGATTCCAATGACAACCTTAGCCGCTGTGCTTCTTGTCGTAGCTGCTAACATGGCTGACTGGACTTCCTTTTTCCATCTTTGCAAAACAGCACCAAAAAGCGATGTCATTGTTCTTGTCGCAACATTTCTTCTGACCGTATTCTTCGACCTTGTCGTCGCAATCGAGGTTGGTGTCGTGATGGCGGCTATGTTATTTATGAAGCGTATGGCTGAAACTGCAGATGTAAAAGCATGGAAATACACAGACGAGCCGGATGTCACCCCTGGTGAGGCAGAAAAAATGCGTGAAATCCCGCACAGCATCCGCGTTTTCGAAATCAGCGGACCATTATTCTTTGCCGCTGCTGACCAGATTTTAGCCATCAACAGCGACAAATCTACAAAAGTAGTTGTCATCCGAATGAGAAGCGTTCCAGCCATCGACGCAAGTGCAATGAAATCTCTCCGTGAATTAGCAGACCGTGCCAAAAAGAAAAAGATTACCCTGGTCTTCTCTCACGTCAATGATCAGCCAATGTCTGTCATGAAAAAAGACCATTTCGTAGAATATGTCGGTGCAGAAAATTTCCACAAAAATATTGTAGAAGCTCTCGACTATGCAGAAAATCTTGTAAAATAA